The Dehalococcoidia bacterium genome has a segment encoding these proteins:
- a CDS encoding YqaE/Pmp3 family membrane protein, with product MFILCIFLPPLAALISGGFWSFVFNTILTLCFYVPGVIHAFIVVNNSKAEKRNQKIVDAINNKK from the coding sequence ATGTTTATTTTATGTATTTTTCTACCACCGCTAGCGGCCCTAATATCAGGCGGTTTCTGGTCTTTCGTATTTAATACAATATTAACGCTATGTTTTTATGTTCCTGGTGTAATCCACGCATTTATTGTCGTAAACAACTCTAAAGCGGAAAAAAGAAATCAAAAGATTGTAGATGCGATAAATAATAAAAAGTGA
- a CDS encoding MaoC family dehydratase N-terminal domain-containing protein: MSLITEKMNATIGIYSEPEQTVVERGAIERFAAAIGDGNFSFPDIAPPTFLRSVGRAIPDIPNQESVPRVIDGGSEWSYGTVIRSGDVITYKSKIESMTEREGRMGPMLIIIYITDYINQNNEFVASQRNTLIRMPAV, encoded by the coding sequence ATGTCCCTTATAACAGAAAAAATGAATGCGACCATCGGAATTTACAGTGAGCCTGAGCAAACAGTAGTTGAACGAGGAGCAATTGAACGATTTGCAGCAGCTATTGGTGATGGGAATTTTTCTTTCCCTGATATCGCTCCGCCTACCTTTCTTAGGTCAGTAGGAAGGGCAATTCCCGATATTCCCAATCAGGAAAGTGTTCCAAGAGTGATTGATGGTGGAAGTGAATGGTCCTACGGTACCGTAATTCGCTCGGGGGACGTAATTACTTACAAGTCTAAAATAGAATCAATGACTGAACGAGAAGGTCGCATGGGACCCATGCTAATCATTATTTACATCACGGACTACATTAATCAAAATAATGAGTTTGTTGCATCACAACGTAATACATTAATTAGGATGCCAGCAGTATGA